A genomic window from Yoonia rosea includes:
- a CDS encoding Crp/Fnr family transcriptional regulator, with amino-acid sequence MSVDEATRHSLKNCGLLRDLDQRTLDAVAQKMAVLHIPRGKLIMMHGDETTETYFLLAGTVIGQLVAASGREILFTEIAQGGYFGELASLDGHARSITISAHSDCVLGRLQGADFLALLRKYPQLAINLATDLGTRLRRMNDRVFGLVVHNVETRVRVKLMQLAQEQEQLVNGGVITNAPTHEVISNFIGANREAVSRVVAQLNRDGVITSKRGVITINDVDALLDTED; translated from the coding sequence ATGTCCGTAGACGAAGCAACCCGACACTCATTGAAAAACTGTGGCCTGCTGCGCGACCTAGATCAGCGTACGTTGGATGCGGTCGCCCAGAAAATGGCCGTTTTGCACATCCCTCGTGGCAAGCTGATCATGATGCATGGCGACGAGACAACCGAAACATATTTCCTGCTCGCCGGAACTGTCATCGGACAGCTCGTGGCAGCGAGCGGACGCGAAATCCTGTTTACCGAAATTGCACAGGGGGGATATTTCGGAGAACTGGCGTCCTTGGACGGTCATGCCCGATCAATTACAATTTCGGCGCATTCAGACTGCGTGTTGGGTCGACTTCAGGGCGCAGATTTCCTTGCGCTTTTGCGCAAGTACCCCCAACTGGCGATCAATCTGGCCACAGATCTTGGCACACGCCTGCGGCGCATGAACGACCGGGTGTTCGGACTCGTGGTCCATAACGTCGAAACGCGGGTACGCGTCAAGCTGATGCAACTGGCCCAAGAACAGGAACAGCTGGTTAACGGCGGAGTGATCACCAATGCCCCAACCCACGAAGTGATCTCGAATTTCATCGGTGCCAACCGCGAGGCCGTCAGCCGCGTTGTTGCCCAACTGAACCGCGACGGCGTTATCACGTCGAAACGCGGTGTGATCACGATCAACGATGTCGATGCTTTGCTGGATACCGAAGACTAG
- a CDS encoding T3SS effector HopA1 family protein gives MKPLLDFVAKVAIDAQDQITFRGWPAQPPSQPDAPFAQQLTEFVYKYFYTHPGGNIGEAFGDGAPSAALIADISAANDTTAKVEDGWVVRSLLSEGAVIAERYGKVCKFISGQFLAAPDAAPVRPGSEIVVTHLAGSKTVQPGFFHIFGQSQLDAAEEVKNIRLYFNLIGPGAAAPVAGLVSQVLNRYLVPFRYKTATRICDYSRADTAVLYIPERAFTVAAMALATQLPQLALYLDDAVPAFTLRVGNGLGLAEDMPDAGSFGAARCKLVAQAMMQARAENQIVPETFQAAFEAVCRSENLDIDRLHLNAGSVACYRLCAQPAAHAA, from the coding sequence ATGAAACCCCTTTTGGATTTTGTGGCAAAGGTGGCGATTGATGCGCAGGATCAGATCACCTTTCGCGGGTGGCCCGCGCAGCCGCCCAGCCAGCCGGATGCGCCGTTCGCGCAACAGTTGACCGAGTTTGTTTACAAGTATTTCTATACGCACCCCGGCGGCAATATCGGCGAGGCATTCGGTGATGGCGCACCAAGTGCGGCGCTGATCGCTGACATCTCTGCCGCAAATGATACCACAGCCAAGGTAGAGGACGGGTGGGTCGTGCGCAGCCTGCTGTCCGAAGGAGCGGTCATCGCGGAACGTTATGGCAAGGTCTGCAAGTTCATATCCGGCCAGTTTCTGGCGGCCCCTGATGCGGCCCCTGTGCGGCCCGGATCCGAGATTGTGGTGACCCATCTGGCCGGGTCCAAAACCGTGCAGCCGGGTTTTTTTCACATCTTCGGTCAGTCACAGTTGGATGCCGCCGAAGAGGTCAAGAATATCCGCCTTTATTTCAATTTGATCGGGCCCGGCGCTGCTGCACCTGTTGCCGGTCTGGTTTCGCAAGTGCTGAACCGCTATCTGGTGCCGTTCAGGTACAAGACAGCGACGCGGATTTGCGATTATTCACGGGCGGACACGGCCGTGCTCTATATTCCAGAGCGGGCATTCACGGTGGCTGCCATGGCGCTGGCCACGCAATTGCCGCAACTTGCGCTTTACCTTGATGATGCGGTTCCGGCTTTTACCTTGCGGGTTGGTAACGGGCTCGGACTGGCTGAAGATATGCCGGATGCCGGCAGCTTTGGCGCAGCACGCTGCAAATTGGTTGCGCAGGCGATGATGCAGGCGCGCGCGGAAAACCAGATCGTTCCAGAGACGTTCCAGGCGGCATTTGAGGCCGTTTGCAGATCGGAAAATCTGGATATTGACAGGTTGCACCTGAATGCTGGGTCTGTCGCCTGCTATCGGCTTTGCGCGCAACCTGCGGCCCATGCAGCATGA
- a CDS encoding lanthionine synthetase LanC family protein, which translates to MTDAQLKDMALQIGRMLARDAIWDDRRCNWLGPANDIFWGTTMAGYGMLGSSVYDGTAGIALFLAHLGKLTDDTVVQQTALGAINHSVSRYRDCPASVSLSFYTGHVGIGYAAIVIGQMTGAPSLITQGKEILLDALHAHTAGRCILDVMLGVAASIPAIIAVQDVLGRDRIEKPLLVWGGKILGHAVEGKRGLSWDTTAEMRTNAGEAAWLQPDAPVQPNLLGYGHGASGIGLALMALGTAFDQDQFTVAGKRAFAYEEAWFDPICGCWPDLRYHGQAEAKGRTEVAWCHGATGIGLARLRAHALTGDPAFLEQARTAAELTKKTLLTRLTPQTNLCLCHGVGSDIELMLHPKTAETVESSDILHAVQAFIQVSYLEVGRPLPYGGGDKHQPPGLMLGLAGTGYALLRCMKVDQPPSLVCVGAG; encoded by the coding sequence ATGACTGACGCGCAGCTAAAGGACATGGCATTGCAGATCGGTCGCATGCTGGCGCGCGATGCGATTTGGGACGACAGGCGGTGCAATTGGCTTGGCCCTGCCAATGACATTTTTTGGGGAACCACGATGGCGGGTTATGGCATGCTTGGCTCCAGCGTTTATGACGGAACAGCGGGCATCGCACTGTTTCTGGCGCATCTGGGAAAGCTGACCGATGACACGGTGGTGCAGCAAACGGCGCTTGGCGCGATCAATCATTCAGTGTCGCGATACAGGGATTGCCCTGCCAGTGTTTCGCTCTCGTTTTACACCGGACACGTCGGGATCGGCTATGCCGCCATCGTGATTGGGCAGATGACAGGGGCGCCGTCTTTAATCACCCAAGGCAAGGAGATCCTGCTGGACGCACTTCACGCTCATACTGCGGGCAGATGTATTCTGGATGTGATGCTTGGCGTCGCTGCGTCTATCCCCGCAATCATCGCGGTGCAGGATGTGCTAGGCCGCGACCGCATTGAGAAGCCGCTGTTGGTGTGGGGTGGAAAAATCCTCGGACATGCTGTTGAGGGCAAGCGTGGTCTGTCATGGGATACCACCGCTGAAATGCGCACCAATGCAGGTGAGGCCGCTTGGCTGCAACCAGACGCGCCCGTGCAGCCAAACCTTCTGGGTTATGGTCATGGGGCAAGCGGGATCGGACTGGCACTGATGGCGCTTGGCACAGCCTTTGATCAGGATCAGTTTACGGTGGCAGGAAAACGGGCGTTTGCCTATGAGGAGGCCTGGTTTGACCCCATCTGCGGGTGCTGGCCCGATTTGCGCTATCATGGGCAGGCAGAGGCAAAGGGCCGAACCGAAGTTGCGTGGTGCCACGGGGCAACCGGCATCGGCCTTGCACGGCTGCGCGCGCATGCGCTGACCGGTGATCCTGCTTTCTTGGAACAGGCCAGAACCGCCGCTGAACTCACAAAAAAGACGCTGCTGACCCGGCTAACACCTCAGACAAACCTGTGCCTGTGTCATGGTGTTGGCAGCGATATCGAGCTCATGTTGCACCCGAAGACGGCGGAAACCGTCGAGAGTAGTGACATTTTGCATGCGGTGCAGGCGTTCATTCAGGTGTCCTATCTGGAGGTCGGGCGGCCGCTGCCATACGGCGGCGGCGACAAACACCAGCCACCGGGCCTGATGCTGGGATTAGCAGGGACGGGATATGCCCTGCTGCGTTGCATGAAGGTTGACCAGCCGCCTTCATTGGTTTGCGTCGGGGCAGGCTGA
- a CDS encoding adenylate/guanylate cyclase domain-containing protein — MTHNPAPQNNEVLRLQRRLAKSDMRRAELEHLIDTGQAFQRSVLAQVEKAKAELQKLNEQLQQEQARSDKLLRSIMPNSIAEELKRNDGVTPRRCENATVMFADFVGFTAKSETLDPLVLLQVLDYYYSEFDRITARHSIEKVKTIGDAYMCVAGLNDDPASTAHVIAAAQEFLSFVAQARPPGLDAQAPLWQIRIGINSGPVSTGVIGQERLSFDVWGDTVNIASRIVNASTPNEIRLSSSSIDLLTDKSSFAYCGQVNAKGRGMIDLFCPA; from the coding sequence ATGACCCATAACCCGGCACCACAGAACAATGAGGTGTTGCGCCTGCAACGGCGGCTGGCAAAATCGGACATGCGAAGGGCCGAACTCGAACATCTGATCGACACCGGCCAGGCCTTTCAGCGCAGCGTGCTTGCACAGGTCGAAAAAGCCAAGGCCGAACTGCAAAAGCTCAACGAGCAATTGCAACAAGAACAAGCCCGCAGTGACAAGCTGTTGCGCTCGATCATGCCCAATTCGATTGCGGAGGAGTTGAAGCGCAATGACGGCGTTACCCCGCGACGTTGCGAAAACGCGACGGTCATGTTTGCCGATTTCGTGGGGTTCACCGCAAAATCCGAAACACTCGATCCCTTGGTGCTCTTGCAGGTCCTTGACTACTATTATTCCGAGTTTGACCGCATCACGGCCCGCCACAGCATCGAAAAGGTGAAAACGATCGGCGATGCCTACATGTGCGTGGCAGGGCTAAACGATGATCCGGCGTCAACCGCCCATGTCATCGCCGCAGCGCAAGAATTCCTTAGCTTTGTCGCGCAGGCCAGACCACCCGGCCTCGATGCACAAGCCCCCCTGTGGCAAATCAGGATCGGGATCAACTCGGGTCCTGTCTCGACGGGCGTCATCGGGCAGGAGAGACTCAGTTTTGATGTCTGGGGCGATACGGTCAACATCGCCTCTCGGATCGTCAATGCCAGCACACCCAATGAAATCCGGCTGTCAAGCAGCAGCATCGATTTGCTGACTGACAAATCAAGTTTTGCATACTGCGGTCAGGTGAATGCAAAAGGACGCGGTATGATTGACCTGTTCTGCCCGGCCTGA
- a CDS encoding FIST signal transduction protein yields the protein MLKVATGWSDDPESTTAVQEALDMAVSILDGHVPKAALVYAAVDQDLSVIGTTLRTRYPDILVAGGTTDGEIAGGEGFLEDSLVIMLFASDSLEFSVGIGRNAIAEPAQSTADAVAMARAGSDKDINLGIAMLEGLGTNIHDLVGGLQNALGAGVPIVGGAAADQLRFQGTRQICNDIVTSDAVVILTVHGSVKVSVGVATGYTPLGQPHLVTKAEGAVVHQIDNRPAAELYADYLQQPSIFYPLAVQDETRHSLVLSSPLNFDAETGALHLVNPVAQGSVVQLSTASRQEIIDAARNAVGQAAAGMKDTPVDAALLFSCAGRRATLGTRIREEYDNVCTIIGQDVPIAGFYCYGEIGPEKAGGPSLTHTNAFVAVFLSAATA from the coding sequence ATGCTGAAAGTTGCAACTGGTTGGTCTGACGACCCTGAGAGTACAACTGCAGTCCAAGAGGCCCTCGACATGGCCGTCTCAATATTGGACGGCCATGTCCCGAAAGCCGCCCTGGTCTACGCGGCGGTTGATCAGGACCTTTCCGTGATCGGGACAACATTGCGCACGCGCTATCCTGATATCTTGGTGGCAGGCGGCACAACCGATGGCGAAATCGCTGGCGGTGAAGGGTTTTTGGAAGACAGCCTTGTCATCATGCTCTTTGCGTCAGACAGCCTGGAATTTTCCGTGGGGATCGGGCGCAATGCCATTGCAGAGCCTGCCCAATCCACCGCCGATGCCGTTGCCATGGCACGCGCCGGATCAGACAAGGACATAAACCTTGGCATCGCCATGCTGGAAGGTCTGGGCACGAACATCCATGACCTTGTCGGTGGGCTGCAAAACGCCCTTGGCGCAGGTGTGCCCATTGTCGGCGGCGCAGCGGCCGATCAGCTCCGGTTTCAGGGCACACGCCAGATCTGCAATGATATCGTGACAAGCGATGCTGTGGTGATCTTGACGGTGCATGGATCTGTCAAGGTGTCGGTCGGCGTGGCCACAGGCTATACCCCGCTGGGTCAGCCGCATCTTGTCACAAAGGCCGAAGGTGCTGTCGTTCATCAGATCGACAACCGCCCCGCAGCCGAGCTTTATGCCGACTACCTGCAGCAACCATCAATCTTTTATCCGCTCGCGGTGCAGGATGAAACACGGCACTCCTTGGTGCTCAGCTCTCCTTTGAATTTCGATGCCGAGACAGGTGCGCTGCATCTGGTCAATCCTGTCGCGCAGGGCAGCGTAGTGCAGCTTTCAACAGCATCGCGTCAGGAAATCATTGACGCCGCGCGTAACGCAGTCGGTCAGGCCGCAGCAGGGATGAAGGACACCCCTGTCGATGCTGCGCTGCTTTTTTCCTGTGCTGGCCGCCGCGCAACACTGGGCACACGCATCCGCGAGGAATACGATAACGTCTGCACGATTATCGGACAGGATGTACCCATCGCAGGCTTCTACTGTTACGGTGAAATTGGCCCTGAAAAAGCAGGCGGGCCGTCCTTGACCCATACCAATGCATTTGTTGCGGTATTTCTCAGCGCTGCAACGGCCTGA
- a CDS encoding pyridoxal phosphate-dependent decarboxylase family protein, with translation MERHQRNRHIVSTLSDFHAREKDEGRMDLDNSKGSTSLAGWFLGPLAENQEVLDRSITKAIAAHCDARREYGAQFRDPPFVTSEIKASDDYRKTIATLDTKLEDLLGALHGSIPLSSYRNQSHMYWDITMPGAIGYFAAMLYNQNNVAAEASPVTTLLEIEVGKDLARMLGYHVPSDAETAQGALTPWAHITCDGSVANGESMWAARNLKYMPITMAEAIRHEPDMAGGKDVKVKLADGRSVKLLDLDSWELLNVAIDDVIALSPRLQSDFGITPEAIKAALDKYSVQNLGLAEYQRRFIARDTQHLPVVLAPSTAHYSWPKSAALIGLGANQLWRIHVDEDGRMRMDHLRETLQDCLDNKRPILEVVAVIGSTEESAVDPLADIVELRDEFRRKGLEFSLHVDGAWGGYFASMLRDSKEPIDPDQGGALEQTPAMIMSDYVMRQYRAFPHADTQTVDPHKAGFIPYPAGALCYRNGAMRDMITFTAPVVYHGGVDPTVGVYGIEGSKPGAAAAGVYLSHAMIRPDKSGYGKLLGKCIFNSKRLYAELVSLDGTDDYIKVVPFQRLPCEKAGKGDHARAEEVAYIRENFVPRENNDLVEFMLNDQKALDLFKELGSDQNIVTYAVNFKTTDGWNTDVTLMNAVNTAIYKALSISTFNGGTVPKNPMFVTSSAFDVPSYGQSFVDAYGARAGLDHTQGTAISFLISTTQDPWVSATAEGNYLPQVVAAFKTAAKTAVNDVLRLHGLTHG, from the coding sequence ATGGAACGTCATCAAAGAAACCGTCATATCGTCAGCACGCTCTCAGATTTTCACGCCCGCGAAAAAGACGAAGGGCGCATGGATCTGGACAATAGCAAGGGCTCAACATCGCTCGCTGGCTGGTTTCTGGGCCCATTGGCTGAAAACCAAGAGGTGCTGGATCGATCCATCACCAAGGCAATTGCGGCGCATTGCGATGCACGGCGCGAATATGGTGCGCAGTTTCGTGATCCGCCGTTCGTGACGTCTGAAATCAAGGCCTCTGACGACTATCGCAAAACCATCGCCACATTGGACACCAAGTTGGAGGATCTGCTGGGCGCGCTGCACGGCTCCATCCCGCTGTCGAGCTATCGCAACCAGTCGCATATGTATTGGGATATCACGATGCCCGGCGCCATCGGGTACTTTGCGGCGATGCTCTATAACCAGAACAACGTCGCCGCCGAAGCGTCACCTGTCACCACCCTGCTTGAAATCGAGGTTGGCAAGGATCTGGCGCGCATGCTGGGCTATCACGTACCCAGCGACGCGGAGACAGCCCAAGGTGCGCTGACACCATGGGCGCATATCACCTGTGACGGATCTGTCGCGAATGGCGAATCCATGTGGGCGGCGCGCAACCTTAAATACATGCCCATCACCATGGCCGAAGCGATCCGCCATGAACCCGACATGGCAGGTGGCAAGGACGTCAAAGTGAAACTCGCCGATGGACGTTCGGTCAAACTGCTTGATCTGGACTCTTGGGAATTGCTGAACGTCGCAATTGACGATGTCATCGCGCTGTCACCGCGCCTGCAATCGGATTTCGGGATCACACCCGAGGCGATCAAGGCAGCCTTGGACAAATACTCTGTCCAGAACCTGGGCCTGGCAGAGTACCAGCGACGGTTCATCGCAAGAGACACGCAACACCTGCCAGTCGTTCTTGCACCTTCAACTGCGCATTACTCATGGCCCAAAAGTGCGGCGCTGATCGGGCTGGGCGCCAACCAATTGTGGCGGATCCACGTCGATGAGGACGGACGTATGCGCATGGATCACCTGCGCGAAACCTTGCAGGACTGCCTGGACAACAAGCGCCCGATCCTCGAAGTGGTCGCCGTCATCGGCTCAACCGAAGAGAGTGCCGTAGATCCGCTGGCCGATATTGTGGAACTGCGCGATGAATTCCGCAGAAAGGGGCTGGAATTCTCGCTTCACGTTGACGGGGCATGGGGCGGGTACTTTGCCTCGATGCTGCGCGACAGCAAAGAACCGATTGATCCCGATCAGGGCGGCGCTCTCGAACAGACGCCTGCCATGATCATGAGCGATTATGTCATGCGCCAGTACCGCGCCTTTCCGCACGCTGATACGCAAACCGTTGATCCGCATAAGGCCGGCTTTATCCCCTACCCCGCCGGTGCGCTTTGCTATCGCAACGGGGCGATGCGCGACATGATCACCTTTACAGCGCCTGTGGTCTATCACGGCGGTGTTGATCCCACGGTCGGCGTTTACGGAATCGAAGGCTCCAAACCCGGAGCCGCGGCGGCCGGTGTTTATCTCTCCCACGCCATGATCAGACCGGATAAGTCAGGCTATGGGAAACTGCTGGGTAAATGTATCTTCAACTCCAAACGGCTTTATGCCGAGCTCGTCTCGCTTGATGGCACGGACGATTACATCAAGGTGGTCCCTTTCCAGCGGCTGCCCTGTGAAAAGGCCGGCAAGGGCGATCACGCGCGTGCCGAAGAGGTCGCCTACATCCGCGAGAATTTCGTACCCCGCGAGAACAATGATCTGGTAGAATTCATGCTAAATGATCAAAAAGCGCTGGATTTGTTCAAGGAACTAGGCTCCGATCAGAATATTGTCACCTATGCGGTCAATTTCAAAACCACAGATGGCTGGAACACGGATGTCACACTGATGAACGCTGTCAACACTGCTATCTACAAGGCCCTGTCGATCAGTACCTTCAACGGTGGCACCGTTCCAAAAAATCCGATGTTTGTGACCTCTTCTGCCTTCGATGTGCCAAGTTATGGACAAAGTTTTGTGGATGCTTATGGGGCACGCGCCGGGTTGGACCACACGCAAGGAACCGCGATCTCTTTCCTGATCTCAACCACACAGGATCCTTGGGTGTCTGCGACAGCGGAGGGGAACTACCTCCCCCAAGTTGTCGCTGCCTTCAAAACGGCGGCTAAAACAGCCGTGAACGATGTGCTACGGTTACATGGGCTGACACACGGCTGA
- a CDS encoding phosphotransferase codes for MGRQRNRFFVFKQLHGPSLFIKQAHENEPGTVQSVALEAQIYQAVARTDAFRHLQSVMPQLLHFDPDSATMTLALIKDAEDLGARARRMCHNSPVHAAQMGRIAAQYHALPGQALDALDVAFDRKPHWIFRLEEDPSPLSSLRGRSPASAALIDAIRAIPDFNETLAWCRKHWETDALIHGDFKLENFLVAASDANQKLHLIDWERADLGDPAWDVGCGLGAFVIHYTMQQNPDALDAALPEMRAFWAAYSAASERHDAAFLDKCIAMMAARLLVAGYEYCFAQDSLPDMSQTLMQIARRMTTREGQRKVCAGLAAPCMQAVS; via the coding sequence ATGGGCCGCCAACGTAATCGTTTCTTTGTCTTCAAGCAGCTCCACGGTCCCTCATTATTTATTAAACAAGCGCATGAAAACGAGCCTGGAACGGTCCAGTCGGTGGCCCTTGAAGCGCAAATTTATCAAGCGGTCGCACGTACCGATGCATTCCGGCATTTGCAGAGCGTGATGCCGCAGCTTTTGCATTTTGACCCTGATAGCGCGACGATGACCCTTGCGTTGATCAAGGATGCCGAAGACCTTGGTGCGCGCGCGCGGCGTATGTGCCACAACTCACCTGTCCACGCGGCACAAATGGGCCGGATTGCGGCGCAATACCATGCACTGCCAGGTCAGGCGCTTGACGCACTCGATGTCGCGTTTGACCGCAAGCCGCATTGGATTTTCCGGCTCGAGGAAGACCCAAGTCCCCTGTCATCCTTGCGCGGTCGCAGCCCCGCCAGTGCCGCATTGATTGATGCGATCCGTGCGATCCCGGACTTCAACGAAACCTTGGCATGGTGCCGCAAGCATTGGGAAACAGATGCTCTGATCCACGGTGATTTCAAGCTTGAGAATTTTCTGGTTGCTGCCAGCGATGCAAATCAAAAGCTGCATTTGATTGATTGGGAGCGTGCCGATCTGGGCGATCCTGCCTGGGATGTGGGGTGCGGGCTTGGCGCCTTTGTGATCCACTATACCATGCAGCAAAATCCGGATGCCCTGGATGCCGCCTTGCCCGAGATGCGCGCGTTTTGGGCCGCTTACAGTGCGGCTTCTGAGAGGCACGATGCCGCCTTTCTTGATAAATGCATCGCGATGATGGCGGCCCGCCTTTTGGTGGCGGGCTATGAATATTGCTTTGCGCAGGACAGCTTGCCTGACATGTCGCAGACCCTGATGCAGATTGCGCGGCGCATGACGACGCGGGAAGGACAAAGAAAAGTCTGCGCCGGTCTGGCTGCGCCGTGCATGCAGGCCGTGTCATGA